A window of the Nibribacter ruber genome harbors these coding sequences:
- a CDS encoding DUF4961 domain-containing protein: protein MKYTLRLLCLLWLVLLAKTGQAQVVTWSPSFPSETDKVTIIFDATKGNRGLLDVTTPIYAHTGVLVNNGTTWTHVKSGWEVGIEATKLTSIGNNKYQLVIDNPRTYYGVAADEEITALMFVFWSKTATGTKEGKDTENKDIKVPVFKSGGVNVTITQPAVGMNPYFVDQNQTIQVKGTASASSSLKLYVNGQKVSEATGTSLEATLTAAAAGYNKVKLTAEDAGTILAADSFGFVVRTATQVMALPATAKDGVTYLSPTSVLLNLYAPNKQSVYAMGDFNNWQASTPLYKTPDGTRFWTRIDNLTPKKEYAYQYLVDETIKIADPYTEKVLDSNNDQYLEASTYPNLKPYPTGKTTGQVSVLQTDQTPYAWQVTNFQAPKKTDMVIYELLLRDFLANHNYQSLSDTLSYLKRLGVNTIELMPINEFEGNLSWGYNSSFYFAPDKYYGSKDMLKRFIDEAHKNGMAVIMDMVLNHSFGQSPMVQLYFNSATGKTTPESPWFNPDPTHDYNVGHDFNHESLATQYFVDRVNEFWLQEYHIDGYRFDLSKGFTQKQTLGNVGLWGQYDESRVRILKRMADHIWSVDADATVILEHLADNSEEKVLADYGMMLWGNLNYNYRQAAKGFVNDSNFDWISYKRRGWNSPHVVGYMESHDEERLMYDVLRNGGSSGNYSTRTLTNALKRMRLAAGFFFTIPGPKMIWQFGEVGYDISIDQNGRTGNKPVLWNYYQEAERKKLYDVYAALIKLKIEQPAFESNDFTLDLGGLVKRIHIQDPSMNVAIVGNFGLTATSADAQFQYTGTWYDYMSGEELVVTNVNQLITLQPGEMRLYTSKKITNSGIITGVAEDKNSPVKGLVAYPNPSYNGQATLSFQLASSSSVSIHLYDTMGRLVNSQELGKQAAGTKTVKLPLTTPVAGRLAPGMYICKVITGETAQSVQIVVQ from the coding sequence ATGAAATATACTCTACGATTACTTTGCCTCCTATGGTTGGTTCTGTTGGCAAAAACAGGACAGGCACAGGTGGTCACCTGGTCGCCAAGCTTTCCCTCCGAAACCGATAAGGTAACCATTATTTTTGACGCCACTAAGGGAAACCGTGGCCTGCTAGACGTAACCACTCCCATTTACGCGCACACCGGCGTGCTGGTAAACAACGGCACCACCTGGACGCACGTGAAAAGCGGCTGGGAAGTGGGCATAGAGGCCACCAAGCTGACCTCCATCGGCAACAACAAATACCAACTTGTCATTGACAACCCGCGCACTTATTACGGAGTGGCGGCCGATGAAGAAATCACGGCCCTCATGTTTGTGTTCTGGAGCAAGACCGCCACGGGCACCAAAGAAGGCAAGGACACTGAAAACAAAGACATCAAAGTACCGGTGTTCAAATCGGGTGGTGTGAACGTGACCATTACGCAGCCCGCCGTGGGCATGAACCCATATTTTGTAGACCAGAACCAAACCATTCAGGTGAAAGGAACGGCCTCTGCCAGCAGTTCGCTCAAATTGTACGTGAACGGGCAGAAGGTCTCAGAAGCCACCGGCACTTCCTTAGAAGCCACCTTGACGGCCGCCGCTGCGGGGTACAACAAAGTGAAACTGACCGCCGAAGACGCCGGCACCATCCTGGCTGCTGATTCTTTCGGGTTTGTGGTGAGAACCGCCACCCAGGTCATGGCCCTGCCGGCCACCGCCAAAGACGGCGTTACCTACCTGAGCCCCACAAGCGTGTTGCTCAACCTGTACGCGCCCAACAAGCAGAGCGTGTATGCCATGGGGGACTTTAACAACTGGCAGGCCAGCACACCGCTTTACAAAACCCCAGACGGTACCCGTTTCTGGACCCGCATAGACAACCTTACGCCTAAGAAGGAATACGCCTACCAATACCTGGTAGATGAAACCATCAAAATTGCAGACCCCTACACAGAAAAAGTGTTGGACTCTAACAATGATCAATACCTGGAGGCCTCCACTTATCCAAACCTCAAGCCCTACCCAACCGGCAAAACCACGGGGCAGGTGAGCGTCCTGCAAACAGACCAAACACCATACGCCTGGCAAGTGACCAATTTTCAGGCACCCAAGAAGACGGACATGGTCATTTATGAGTTATTGCTGCGTGATTTCCTGGCAAACCATAACTACCAGAGCCTCTCTGACACGCTTAGCTATTTAAAACGCCTGGGCGTGAACACTATTGAACTGATGCCCATCAATGAGTTTGAGGGCAACCTGAGCTGGGGCTATAACAGCAGCTTCTATTTTGCGCCAGACAAGTACTACGGTTCCAAAGACATGCTCAAGCGCTTTATTGATGAGGCGCACAAAAACGGCATGGCCGTAATCATGGACATGGTTTTGAACCACTCCTTCGGGCAGTCACCCATGGTGCAGCTGTACTTCAACAGTGCCACCGGCAAGACTACTCCTGAGAGCCCATGGTTTAACCCAGACCCAACGCATGACTACAACGTAGGCCATGACTTCAACCATGAGAGCCTGGCCACCCAATATTTTGTGGACCGCGTGAACGAGTTCTGGCTGCAGGAATACCACATAGACGGCTACCGTTTTGACTTGTCAAAAGGGTTTACTCAGAAGCAGACCTTAGGTAACGTGGGGCTGTGGGGCCAGTATGACGAATCCAGAGTAAGAATATTAAAAAGGATGGCTGATCATATTTGGAGCGTAGACGCAGACGCCACTGTCATTCTGGAGCACCTGGCAGACAATTCTGAAGAAAAAGTACTGGCAGACTATGGCATGATGCTCTGGGGTAACCTGAACTACAATTATCGCCAGGCTGCCAAAGGATTTGTGAATGATTCTAACTTTGACTGGATTTCCTACAAACGCCGCGGTTGGAACAGCCCGCACGTGGTAGGCTACATGGAAAGCCATGACGAGGAACGGTTAATGTATGACGTCTTAAGAAACGGCGGAAGCTCTGGTAACTACTCTACCAGAACCTTGACAAATGCCCTCAAACGCATGCGCCTGGCAGCCGGCTTCTTCTTCACCATTCCCGGTCCTAAAATGATCTGGCAGTTTGGGGAGGTTGGGTATGACATTTCCATTGATCAGAATGGCCGTACTGGCAACAAGCCTGTTCTCTGGAACTACTACCAAGAGGCAGAGCGCAAGAAATTGTATGATGTCTACGCCGCTTTGATTAAACTGAAAATAGAGCAGCCTGCTTTTGAGTCCAATGATTTCACGCTGGATTTGGGTGGACTGGTGAAGCGCATTCATATCCAGGACCCCAGCATGAACGTGGCCATTGTAGGCAACTTCGGCCTGACGGCTACCTCTGCAGATGCACAGTTTCAATACACCGGCACCTGGTATGATTACATGTCGGGGGAGGAGTTGGTGGTTACCAACGTCAACCAGCTTATCACCCTGCAACCCGGCGAAATGCGTTTGTACACTTCCAAAAAAATCACTAACAGCGGTATCATTACCGGAGTGGCAGAAGACAAAAACTCGCCTGTGAAAGGACTGGTAGCGTATCCTAATCCCAGCTATAATGGCCAGGCCACCCTTTCTTTCCAACTGGCTTCTTCGTCTTCGGTGAGCATCCATTTGTATGATACCATGGGCAGATTAGTGAACTCCCAGGAATTAGGCAAACAAGCAGCCGGCACCAAAACAGTTAAGCTGCCATTGACAACTCCAGTAGCCGGAAGATTGGCCCCGGGAATGTACATCTGCAAAGTGATCACTGGTGAAACCGCTCAATCTGTGCAGATTGTAGTGCAGTAA
- a CDS encoding glycosyltransferase yields MPHSTASPHLLEIAWEACNQVGGIYTVIRSKVPAMMEYWGEQYCLVGPYFPQQAAAEFEPTDDYSDVFGKAVLQLREEGVEVYYGTWLVTGRPRIVLINPSSAFHQLNEIRHQLWENHHLPTSEEYLLHQVLAFGELTKRFIKLVANMSKVVAHFHEWMVGSAIPDLRREQVPVKIVFTTHATLLGRYLAMNDPNFYDQLTAVDWQKEARHFNIEPAVSIERAAAHGAHVFTTVSEVTVRECIYLLDRIPDTVLPNGLNIRRFTAMHEFQNLHLTYKEKIHRFVMSHFFQSFPFALDKTLYFFTSGRFEYRNKGFDLTLEALARLNYRMKKARMDTTVVMFFITKQPFHSINPEVLHSKALMEEIRETVEAISNQVGERLFYEAAASTEYKLPNLENFVDDYWKLRYRRTLQSWKTHHLPSVVTHNLVNDKSDEILEFLRTANLVNNADDRVKIVYHPDFISPTNPLFGMEYGQFVRGCHLGVFPSYYEPWGYTPLECVASGIPAVTSDLSGFGDYVKKHVKKYTDKGIYVINRHEKGFEESAEQLAKHLMDFVEFSRRERIAQRNKVESSSEMFDWKKLLVHYERAYHLALNADE; encoded by the coding sequence ATGCCGCACTCTACCGCCTCACCTCATCTTTTAGAAATTGCCTGGGAAGCTTGTAACCAAGTAGGCGGAATTTACACGGTAATCAGATCCAAGGTGCCTGCCATGATGGAATACTGGGGGGAACAATACTGCCTGGTAGGACCCTATTTTCCGCAGCAGGCCGCGGCAGAATTTGAACCCACAGATGACTACTCAGACGTGTTTGGTAAGGCCGTATTGCAGTTGCGTGAGGAAGGAGTAGAGGTGTACTACGGCACGTGGTTGGTGACTGGCCGGCCCCGCATTGTTCTCATCAACCCCAGCAGTGCCTTCCATCAATTAAACGAGATCAGGCACCAGCTCTGGGAAAACCATCATCTTCCCACCTCAGAAGAATACCTACTGCACCAGGTATTGGCCTTCGGGGAGTTGACCAAGCGGTTCATCAAGCTGGTGGCCAACATGTCTAAAGTAGTTGCGCACTTTCATGAATGGATGGTAGGCTCGGCTATTCCAGATTTGCGCCGCGAGCAGGTGCCGGTCAAGATTGTATTCACTACGCACGCTACCTTGCTGGGCCGGTACCTGGCAATGAACGATCCCAATTTTTATGACCAGCTCACGGCGGTAGACTGGCAGAAAGAAGCGCGGCATTTTAACATTGAGCCGGCAGTTTCTATTGAACGCGCGGCCGCGCACGGCGCCCATGTGTTTACTACCGTGAGTGAAGTGACCGTACGCGAGTGTATCTACCTGCTGGACCGAATTCCGGACACGGTTTTACCCAATGGCCTGAACATACGGCGGTTCACGGCCATGCATGAGTTCCAGAACCTGCACCTGACCTACAAGGAGAAGATTCACCGGTTTGTGATGTCGCATTTCTTCCAGAGCTTCCCGTTTGCGCTGGACAAGACTTTGTATTTCTTTACCTCGGGCAGGTTTGAGTACCGCAACAAAGGCTTCGACCTGACGCTGGAGGCCTTGGCTCGCCTGAACTACCGCATGAAAAAAGCGCGCATGGACACTACGGTGGTCATGTTCTTCATTACCAAACAACCGTTCCATTCCATTAACCCAGAGGTGTTGCATTCCAAGGCCCTCATGGAAGAAATACGCGAGACGGTGGAGGCCATCAGCAACCAAGTTGGAGAGCGCTTATTCTATGAGGCCGCGGCCAGCACAGAGTACAAACTGCCCAACCTGGAGAACTTCGTGGACGATTACTGGAAACTGCGCTACCGCCGTACCCTGCAATCCTGGAAAACCCACCATCTACCCTCCGTGGTCACGCATAATCTGGTCAATGATAAAAGCGACGAGATTCTGGAGTTCCTGCGCACGGCCAATCTGGTGAACAACGCCGATGACCGCGTGAAGATCGTGTACCACCCAGACTTCATTTCGCCTACCAACCCACTGTTTGGCATGGAGTACGGGCAGTTTGTGCGTGGTTGCCATCTGGGCGTTTTCCCAAGCTATTATGAGCCTTGGGGTTACACGCCCTTGGAGTGCGTGGCCAGCGGAATCCCGGCCGTGACCAGTGACTTATCAGGCTTCGGGGATTACGTGAAGAAGCACGTCAAGAAATACACAGACAAAGGCATTTACGTGATCAATCGCCATGAAAAAGGCTTTGAAGAATCTGCCGAGCAACTGGCCAAGCACCTGATGGACTTTGTGGAATTCTCCAGAAGGGAACGCATTGCCCAGCGCAACAAAGTGGAAAGCTCCTCAGAAATGTTCGATTGGAAGAAACTACTGGTGCATTATGAACGCGCCTACCATTTAGCCTTGAACGCAGACGAATAG
- a CDS encoding glycosyltransferase family 4 protein has protein sequence MLPLRGGHCPFTNDELELTMGKLRILMLGWEDQPVLNGGVGKACFHLAESLTNEVELTLIVPQAEGQAYSQRTNVVGLNDLDLAAVTQAPVTKSYERFAKTYRVPANLFPYENEDEYYVKEALAKEAALQEGETLAEQPNETAPEVPRPQPEIAIATGPRGTLNFEVIQFARFAARLASHKEIDVVYAHDWMTFLAGIEIKNQRKVPLVLHVHSLTFDRQVAQPWGWVYELEAKAMQQADLILAVSERTAHMIATRYGVSKSKIKVVYNGSSENSLAPMVPAHAKQVIFLGRLVPQKGPLQFIRVAKCVHRKDPEVQFVVTGHGPLWEEAQQLTKKLDLEEVVSFKGFLPAEEAKEMLRESSVFCLPAVSEPFGLAAVEATQAGIPVVISRQTGAAEVLPSAYLSDAQDTEGLADHILELLNDNALRTRAVQANQAALKDLTWKAASEQVYQALLSVAKPAQD, from the coding sequence GTGCTTCCTTTGAGAGGCGGCCATTGCCCCTTCACCAATGATGAATTAGAGCTTACCATGGGAAAACTGCGCATCTTGATGCTGGGCTGGGAAGACCAGCCCGTCTTAAATGGAGGAGTGGGCAAAGCCTGCTTTCATTTAGCTGAGTCTTTAACAAATGAAGTTGAGTTAACTTTGATAGTACCCCAGGCCGAAGGCCAGGCCTACTCCCAGCGCACCAACGTGGTGGGCCTGAACGACCTGGACCTTGCTGCCGTCACACAGGCCCCTGTGACCAAATCTTATGAACGGTTTGCCAAGACCTACCGGGTTCCAGCCAATTTGTTCCCCTATGAGAATGAAGACGAGTATTACGTAAAAGAAGCCTTAGCCAAAGAAGCGGCCCTGCAAGAAGGAGAAACTTTAGCAGAGCAACCAAATGAAACGGCCCCAGAAGTTCCCCGCCCTCAGCCAGAGATTGCCATTGCCACAGGCCCTAGAGGCACCCTCAACTTTGAAGTAATCCAGTTTGCCCGGTTTGCGGCTCGCCTGGCCTCTCATAAAGAGATAGACGTGGTGTACGCTCATGATTGGATGACCTTTCTGGCAGGCATTGAAATCAAGAACCAACGTAAGGTGCCTTTGGTCCTGCACGTGCACAGCCTCACCTTTGACCGGCAGGTGGCCCAACCGTGGGGATGGGTATATGAACTGGAGGCCAAGGCCATGCAGCAGGCAGACCTTATTCTGGCCGTGAGTGAACGGACCGCCCACATGATTGCCACCCGCTACGGCGTAAGCAAGAGCAAGATTAAGGTGGTGTACAACGGGTCCTCAGAAAACAGTTTAGCCCCCATGGTTCCTGCTCATGCCAAGCAAGTCATCTTCCTGGGCCGATTGGTGCCGCAGAAAGGGCCATTACAGTTCATACGAGTGGCCAAGTGCGTGCACCGCAAAGACCCCGAGGTTCAGTTTGTGGTGACCGGGCATGGTCCGTTGTGGGAAGAAGCCCAGCAACTCACCAAAAAACTAGATTTAGAAGAAGTGGTGTCCTTTAAAGGATTTCTGCCTGCAGAGGAGGCCAAGGAAATGCTTCGGGAGTCCAGCGTATTCTGCCTACCGGCCGTTTCTGAGCCTTTTGGTTTGGCCGCAGTAGAGGCTACGCAAGCAGGTATTCCGGTGGTGATTTCTCGCCAGACCGGAGCGGCAGAGGTGCTGCCCAGCGCCTATCTATCAGATGCCCAGGACACCGAAGGTCTGGCTGATCACATCTTGGAACTGCTTAATGATAATGCCCTGCGCACTCGCGCCGTGCAGGCCAACCAGGCAGCTCTAAAAGACCTTACCTGGAAGGCGGCCTCTGAGCAAGTGTACCAAGCCTTGCTTTCCGTCGCGAAACCGGCCCAAGACTAA
- a CDS encoding acyl-CoA thioesterase produces the protein MRKSILLPEETPIGVFFTKIPTMNNEYNGHVIWSQVDANMHLRHSAYADFAAQARISLLNELGLDFSVFQKLQMGPILFREELQYLREVGINDQIKILSFLTKAKADGARWSIRHDLYRGDGVKACIIHVDGAWLDLRKRKLTGLPEDVATKFMEVTKSEDFELLG, from the coding sequence TTGCGTAAGAGTATACTTTTACCAGAGGAAACGCCCATTGGTGTCTTCTTTACCAAAATACCCACTATGAACAATGAATACAACGGCCACGTGATTTGGTCACAAGTAGATGCCAACATGCATTTGCGCCACTCTGCCTATGCAGACTTCGCCGCACAGGCGCGCATATCCCTGCTCAATGAATTAGGCTTGGATTTTTCCGTTTTCCAGAAGCTGCAGATGGGTCCCATTCTGTTCAGGGAAGAACTGCAGTACCTGCGCGAAGTAGGCATCAATGACCAAATCAAAATACTTTCCTTCCTCACAAAAGCCAAGGCAGACGGGGCAAGGTGGTCCATCAGGCATGACCTGTACCGCGGCGATGGCGTAAAAGCCTGCATCATTCACGTAGACGGAGCCTGGCTGGATCTGCGGAAGCGCAAACTCACGGGCTTACCAGAAGACGTGGCGACCAAATTCATGGAAGTAACTAAATCTGAAGATTTTGAGTTGCTGGGCTAG
- a CDS encoding alpha-amylase family glycosyl hydrolase, which translates to MAQIEREHNSLIHYATWHEYLGVHQAPDGSGWWYREWAPAAQALSFIGDFNDWDRNAHPLTKKEDGVWEVFVPADSYPIRHGQRCKVQVTHADGKTQDRIPACIRRVVQDPQTYDFAGQIWCPEDTFTWTDQDFQINSQEAPLIYECHIGMAQEEHRVGTYREFADLILPRIVETGYNCLQIMALAEHPYYGSFGYHVSNFFAPSSRFGTPEDLKYLINQAHQKGLTIIMDLIHAHAVKNEAEGLANFDGSGGQYFHEGTRGHHPGWDSKLFNYGRPEVRRFLLSNLRYWLEEFHIDGFRFDGVTSMLYHHHGEGVSFDHYDKYFDAGVDEDAILYLQLATELSHRYTAHSILIAEDMSGKPGLCRTHEEGGVGFDYRLAMGIPDFWIKTLKHQRDEDWNLHDIWHELTNRRLQEKTVAYAESHDQSLVGDKTLAFWLMDKDMYFHMQVADKNANIDRGMALHKMIRLLTLALGGEAYLTFIGNEFGHPEWVDFPRQGNDWSYQYARRQWSLADNPDLKYRQLWQFEKDMLRVSKENELLTQGPAHLLHLDTHNNVLIFERAGLVLLFNFHVKNSIPDYIFPLNHAGSYQIILSSDAPETGGHDRVDTELEYFTQPTKYGPRMSVYLPNRTALVLKKKK; encoded by the coding sequence TTGGCCCAGATTGAACGGGAACATAACAGCCTGATACACTACGCCACCTGGCATGAGTATTTGGGCGTACATCAAGCACCGGATGGTTCTGGTTGGTGGTACCGCGAGTGGGCCCCGGCCGCTCAAGCGCTTTCCTTCATTGGTGATTTCAACGACTGGGACAGAAACGCGCATCCCTTGACCAAAAAAGAAGATGGCGTTTGGGAAGTGTTTGTACCAGCAGACTCCTATCCCATTCGCCATGGCCAGCGCTGCAAAGTGCAAGTGACTCATGCAGATGGTAAAACGCAGGATAGGATACCGGCCTGCATCAGGCGCGTGGTGCAAGACCCGCAAACCTATGATTTTGCCGGACAGATCTGGTGCCCGGAAGACACCTTCACCTGGACAGACCAAGACTTCCAGATCAATTCCCAGGAGGCGCCGCTCATCTATGAATGCCACATCGGCATGGCGCAGGAAGAACACCGCGTAGGCACCTACCGCGAGTTTGCCGATTTGATTCTACCCCGCATTGTGGAGACTGGCTACAACTGCCTCCAGATCATGGCCCTGGCAGAGCACCCATATTACGGCTCATTCGGGTACCACGTCTCCAACTTTTTTGCGCCTTCCTCCAGGTTTGGCACCCCCGAAGATTTAAAGTACCTCATCAACCAAGCGCATCAAAAGGGACTTACCATCATCATGGACTTGATCCATGCGCACGCCGTCAAGAATGAAGCCGAAGGTCTGGCCAATTTTGACGGTTCTGGCGGGCAGTACTTTCATGAGGGCACCAGAGGCCACCACCCCGGCTGGGATTCCAAGCTGTTCAACTATGGCAGACCAGAAGTGCGGCGGTTTTTACTGTCTAATTTACGCTATTGGCTGGAGGAGTTCCATATAGACGGTTTCAGGTTTGACGGTGTCACCTCCATGCTCTACCACCACCACGGCGAGGGTGTTTCGTTTGACCATTATGACAAGTACTTTGACGCCGGCGTAGATGAAGACGCCATCCTCTACCTGCAATTGGCAACGGAGCTTTCGCATAGATACACTGCGCATTCCATTCTCATAGCCGAAGACATGAGCGGCAAGCCTGGCCTTTGCCGGACGCACGAAGAAGGCGGCGTGGGCTTTGATTACCGCCTGGCCATGGGTATCCCTGATTTTTGGATCAAAACCCTCAAACACCAGCGGGACGAGGACTGGAACCTGCACGACATCTGGCATGAACTCACCAACCGCCGTTTGCAGGAGAAAACGGTGGCGTACGCCGAGTCTCATGATCAATCCCTGGTTGGTGACAAGACCCTGGCGTTCTGGCTCATGGACAAAGACATGTACTTTCACATGCAGGTGGCGGATAAGAATGCCAACATAGACCGGGGCATGGCGCTGCATAAGATGATCAGACTCCTTACCCTGGCCTTGGGTGGCGAAGCATACTTAACCTTTATTGGCAATGAGTTCGGGCACCCAGAGTGGGTGGATTTTCCAAGGCAGGGCAATGACTGGAGCTACCAATACGCCCGCCGGCAATGGTCCCTGGCAGACAACCCAGATCTGAAATACCGTCAATTGTGGCAGTTTGAGAAAGACATGCTGCGGGTTTCTAAAGAAAATGAATTACTCACCCAAGGGCCCGCGCATTTACTGCACCTAGACACGCACAACAACGTCCTCATCTTTGAGCGCGCCGGACTGGTGCTTCTTTTCAACTTCCACGTGAAGAATTCCATACCAGACTATATTTTCCCGCTGAACCACGCAGGCAGCTACCAGATCATTCTTTCATCAGATGCCCCTGAAACTGGTGGCCATGACCGGGTAGACACTGAGCTGGAGTATTTCACGCAGCCCACCAAATATGGTCCCAGAATGAGCGTGTATCTCCCCAATCGTACTGCTTTGGTCTTGAAAAAGAAGAAGTAA
- a CDS encoding glycoside hydrolase family 31 protein: MDNPIQDHNYMLNDLGTKREEFFPGVVQQVQQTDHHLVFTCANRAGLKVEILADGLLRFTFSTEGAFARDFSYAVFGQNKPSPPAFEFKELADHFRITTQELICTISKNGLRTRMMDRSGQLLNEDEKGFHWEEHQDYGGDIVKMSKVAQPQEFYYGLGDKANNMNLRGERFENWGADTYGYGKGSDPLYKNINFYMGLHQRSAYGIFFDNTFRSFFDFGRERKDVTSFWAQGGTMDYYFIYGPTLLEVTQKYTLLTGTPELPPLWSLGYHQCKWSYYPEKVVKDLAKGFRERQIPCDALYLDIDYMEGFRCFTWSKDHFPEPARMVQELKEDGFKTVVIIDPGIKIDPDYWVYKQGMENDYFCRRADGPVYKGTVWPGLCHFPDYTREDVRQWWSGLFEGLISEVGVKGVWNDMNEPAVFEIGTFPNDVRHHFDGDPGSHRKAHNIYGMQMARATYDGVKRFSYPDRPFTITRSGYAGVQRYASVWTGDNIASWEHLWLANIQCQRLSISGISFVGSDIGGFIETPDGELYIRWLQLGVFHPFCRTHSSGDHGEQEPWSFGEPYTSLARKFIELRYQLLPYLYTTFWQYTTQGTPMLRPLALLDQNDPECYDRMAEFCVGDHLLLCPITQAGVGGRRMYLPLGEWYDFWTDKVFFGKQEFWASAPLDQIPMFVRAGAVIPFYPVQQYVGEKEITELTLHVYYSANTCQSVLYEDGGDGYGYEEGQYQQKTFLTATSLTTYSLSQQVQGDGKEAHETYRVIFHGMPAATAAVLVDGQDVPFEASENQATLTVKVPATFNQLSLHSVMPTT; the protein is encoded by the coding sequence ATGGACAACCCAATACAGGACCATAATTACATGCTCAACGACCTGGGCACCAAGCGCGAAGAGTTCTTCCCGGGCGTGGTGCAGCAGGTGCAGCAGACAGACCATCACCTTGTTTTCACCTGCGCCAACCGTGCAGGGCTTAAAGTAGAAATACTGGCAGACGGCCTGCTTAGGTTTACCTTTTCTACAGAAGGTGCTTTTGCCCGTGACTTCTCTTATGCCGTTTTTGGCCAGAACAAACCTTCACCGCCGGCCTTTGAGTTCAAAGAACTGGCGGACCACTTCCGCATCACTACCCAGGAACTGATTTGCACCATCTCTAAAAATGGCCTGCGCACCAGAATGATGGACCGCTCTGGGCAGCTTTTGAACGAAGACGAGAAAGGCTTCCATTGGGAGGAACACCAGGACTACGGCGGCGACATTGTGAAGATGAGCAAAGTGGCCCAGCCCCAGGAATTTTATTATGGCCTAGGCGACAAGGCCAACAACATGAACCTGCGCGGGGAACGCTTTGAGAATTGGGGCGCCGACACCTATGGCTATGGCAAAGGCTCAGACCCGCTCTATAAGAACATCAATTTCTACATGGGCCTGCACCAGCGCAGCGCCTATGGCATCTTCTTTGACAACACGTTCCGGTCTTTCTTTGATTTTGGCCGGGAACGTAAAGACGTGACCAGCTTCTGGGCCCAGGGAGGCACCATGGACTATTATTTCATTTACGGTCCTACCCTGCTGGAAGTCACCCAGAAATACACACTTTTAACGGGCACGCCCGAACTGCCGCCCTTGTGGTCATTAGGCTATCACCAGTGCAAATGGAGCTATTACCCTGAAAAAGTGGTAAAGGATTTGGCCAAAGGCTTCAGAGAACGCCAGATTCCCTGCGACGCCCTTTACCTGGATATTGACTACATGGAGGGTTTCAGGTGCTTTACCTGGAGCAAAGACCATTTCCCGGAGCCGGCCCGCATGGTGCAGGAACTAAAGGAAGACGGCTTTAAAACTGTAGTGATCATTGACCCGGGCATCAAGATTGACCCAGACTACTGGGTGTACAAGCAAGGGATGGAGAACGATTACTTCTGCCGGCGCGCCGATGGCCCCGTCTACAAAGGAACCGTTTGGCCAGGCCTGTGCCACTTCCCGGATTATACAAGAGAGGACGTGCGCCAGTGGTGGTCTGGTTTGTTTGAGGGCCTCATCTCTGAGGTGGGCGTGAAAGGTGTCTGGAACGACATGAACGAGCCCGCCGTTTTTGAGATTGGCACTTTCCCTAACGACGTGCGCCACCATTTTGACGGCGACCCTGGCAGTCACCGCAAGGCACACAACATCTACGGCATGCAAATGGCCCGTGCTACGTATGACGGCGTCAAGCGCTTTTCTTACCCAGACCGGCCCTTTACCATTACACGCTCGGGGTATGCCGGCGTGCAACGCTACGCCTCGGTTTGGACGGGAGACAACATTGCCTCTTGGGAGCATCTTTGGCTGGCCAACATCCAGTGCCAGCGCCTGAGCATTTCGGGGATTTCATTTGTGGGTTCAGATATTGGCGGCTTCATTGAAACTCCAGACGGCGAGCTGTACATCAGGTGGTTGCAGCTAGGCGTTTTCCATCCTTTCTGCCGCACGCACTCCTCCGGAGACCACGGGGAGCAGGAGCCTTGGTCGTTTGGGGAGCCCTATACCAGCCTGGCCCGTAAATTCATTGAGCTGCGCTACCAACTATTGCCCTACCTCTACACCACCTTCTGGCAGTACACTACGCAGGGAACGCCTATGTTGAGGCCGCTGGCTTTGTTAGATCAAAACGATCCAGAATGCTATGACCGAATGGCAGAATTTTGCGTGGGCGACCACCTGCTCCTCTGCCCTATTACCCAGGCTGGCGTAGGCGGAAGACGCATGTACCTACCCCTGGGCGAATGGTATGACTTCTGGACGGACAAGGTCTTCTTTGGCAAACAGGAATTCTGGGCCAGCGCGCCCCTGGATCAAATCCCTATGTTTGTGAGAGCCGGAGCCGTCATTCCTTTCTATCCCGTGCAGCAGTATGTAGGAGAGAAAGAAATCACGGAACTCACCTTGCATGTCTACTATAGCGCCAACACCTGCCAGAGCGTGTTATATGAAGACGGCGGCGATGGCTATGGGTACGAAGAAGGACAATACCAGCAGAAAACGTTCCTAACGGCCACTTCGCTCACCACGTACTCGCTGTCTCAGCAAGTGCAAGGTGATGGCAAAGAAGCGCATGAAACCTACCGCGTCATCTTCCATGGAATGCCCGCCGCAACGGCCGCTGTGCTGGTAGACGGACAGGACGTGCCGTTTGAAGCCTCAGAAAACCAGGCCACATTAACCGTCAAGGTGCCAGCAACTTTCAATCAATTGAGCCTGCATTCCGTTATGCCCACAACGTAG